The genomic segment aatagttggtagaattgtccagtctttcagtgtcttggaataagaccctgtgtcctgtttgtgtcagtccatgttcagccactgctgatttctcaggttggccaagtctgcagtatctttcatgttcttttatccttgtttgtatgctgcgttttgtggtcccgatgtaaacttctccacagctgcaaggtatacgatatactcctgcagaggtgagggggtctcttttgtcttttgctgatcgtagcatttgttgtattttcttggtgggtttaaacactgtttgtaggttatgttttttcaaaagtttctccatcctatcagtgactcctttaataaatggcaagaataccttccctatgggagactgtttttcctgagttttctgatttttgtttggtttaatggcccttctgatttcattcttggagtagccgtttgctagcagtgcgtgatttagatgattagtttcttccttgagaaactgtggttcacagatccgtcttgcacggtccattaatgttttgattattcctcttttctgtcgggggtggtggttggagtttttgtgtaagtagcgatctgtgtgagttggtttccggtagaccttgtgacctaactgagagtttattttacggatgacaagggtatcaagaaatgggagtttaccctcaatttccttttccatggtaaactgaatgtttggatggatattattaagatggtttaaaaagtccattaatttttcttcaccatggctccaaatagtaaatgtatcatctacaaacctgaaccagactgtaggtttgtaaggtgccgattctaatgctgtcttttcaaaatattccatgtaaaagtttgctatttcAAATCTACTTTTCACGTGGCAGGAAACTACTGAATGCCATACCTTGTTAGAACAGTGTTTCTTTTCAAGAAATTCTTGATTTTTATGTTAATCTGCAGTCATTTGCAGCATTGTTTCAACTGTTACTATGAGGGGTATATCCTAACCCCATAGCTCATCAACACTAGATTTTTAAGGCAGGTGGTTAATCAGGAGAGGTGTTTGCAGGTTTATATGCTTCCCTATTCAAGCAATGTTCCTGTTTGCAGAAAGACAACATTCCAATGACAGCCAGACTGATTCTTTCTCTCATGTATagtagtttttctttctttctttgtttctcccCTGTTCTTAGACAGAGGTGttgaacaataaaatcataaaacttaaataagacccatctctaaaaacacctcccttcgactcttctctgcagcctccaaaaaacgagcaacaaaataagtacactgagggtcagagtcctctaagaggaactgaaccttttgctccaaagttgcttgagaaaatgtggaacatttgttaaaacatggtataatccattttagtccTAAATTAGTACACGTAAGGACACTGCAAAAGGATGTttaccaaggagtccactaacTGAATAGGgaagggacacagccggtctgaaaaaaagatccttagcatacggcccagcaaaaccactgAAAAAGGGACATGGTCGTTTTCAACATACAGGAGTATTTAAACAAAACCTCACATCTGCAATTTTAAATGGTACAATCCCAGAAAAACTTTACCTCCTGATTCAGCTTAAATTGCAAGCTGACCCCAACACATGTATTTACTTTATTAGGCTCTATGATGGAACAGGCTCAATAGCAATGTGGACAAACATGAAAAATTCTTCCTAGATAGAATATTTTAGGAAAGAAGAATATTGGTTCCAGATTACAGCAAGGACCGTTAAACTATACTCATACTAGCCCAAACTCTGCAGCACTGCTGAGACACCTGTAAACTGTATTAGAGCCAAGGTAAGGAGGAAAAACATGTTTGTCCTCCTGTGTTTGGAGTTACAGATATATGCACCActcctgggaagaagaaaagaatgaaTCAAACTCAGAAGCACTTTATAGAGCAAAAACCCAAAGAATCCAAAGAAATCAGGCTCCCACACTTTTAAAGGCTGGTTTCAATATCTGAATTGTAAGGCAAGATTACAGACATTATCCAAGAAGTGCCTGCGACAAGAACAAGTTACCTATCACCAGAACACATATTGATGAAAGGAGAACCATTTTCACAGCAGCTATAGTTGTTTGAATGCTGGGAAGCCTAGCCTGAGAAACAAATGTTTTATCCAGCTAAAATATTACAAAGGTGAAGGGGGATGGGGTTCCCTACAAACTTATGAATTCAATAAGATCAGTCTTTTTTATTTACAAGTTCAGAAAGAGCTACTGTAAAGGCATGATTCTTAAGGAATGTTAACATTATACAGTAAATGCCTTTCCCTTCCCAATTCTATTTCCATTACAGGAATTGATATGGATTCTCTATTGGGGATGGTTTGGCAGGGAAAATATCAACTGGTTAGAAGTGTAGCATGTAGGCAAGACAGGAAAAGCTTCTGGAGTAAGCAAACTTGTTCTCCACAAGGCCATCTGCCTATTTCACATGGGCTTATAGGTAGAGGCTGGTAAGGATAATGCATCCTTCAAGGCATCTGGATATAAATACTATGGCTAATATCTGCAGTACCTCTATTCATTGTTAGTAATTAGAGTTACCATGAACTGGATGGTATATATTTACCAATACTTTCTTACAGGTACTACAGTACAACTAAGAGCAACTCTTCAACCTGTTAATGACGAACCATATTAGTGCCTTTACAGAGTTGTCCTGTTGTAGCATAAACACGTTTTCCACAACAGTAATACATTCAGGTTTCAagttttatattgtaagctgctgttTACAAGTTtgtacattaattttaaaaaggaacaggagAAGCGGCGCTTAACTGAAAGTTTCCGACATCTGTTAGGCAAAGGCCAAACTGCTTAGCCACCCCAGAAATACTAATACTGTAGTACCCTGTATTAAaccaagtattttaaaaaaatgttcctatTAACTGGAGGATGAACTAAGCACATCTTACCTAATAAATGCACTTCCAATTTTCAGACTACTAAGTATATTTTACTCCATTTTTAATGTGGCATAACCCTGCCACTATGCAATTAACTGAGGAACATCATTCAATATCATATTTACAGTTCCTTATTTGCATAGACAGCAATGCCCTGTCCAACCAGTTCTGGCCATTCTGGCCTTTTGTCCCACGGACTGTTCACCATGTTGGCATCATATCGGGGAACCACATTCTTCCCAGGTGCTTGGAAACTTCGGAATGAATTTGATCCAGATCGTAGTCGCTGTCGGGAATCAGCACTTCCTCCATAATAGACAGCTGGCTGAGCCGGCCTCCGCACACCTTTACAAACTCAATGAAGCCCCGACAAGTCACTTCACATTCACCAAGCCCCATGGCAGTTAGATTCTTACAGCGTTTGGCAATGCGAATTAATTCATCGTCCAGTGGTTGAAGGCCATTAGCGCACACGACCAATTCAATCAGCCTCGGGCAGTTCATTCCAATACGGCCGAGCATCGATTTGCTAACCGCACGACCAAAGTAAAGGTGGGTTACAGGAGTTTCCTCCCTGAAAAATGCATCAAACTCTTCCTCATATAGGAAGAAATACATTACAATATTCACTTTGGGGGAGTGTTTGACAAGAGCATCCCAGCTTTGTTTTTTGATGGTGTGAAATTCAACCTGTCCAGGATTCTCACTCACAACGTCTATACGGAGATGTTCAAGTTTAACGTGCTTCTCACTGGAGAGAGCCAGCAAGAGTTCATCGCTTAGtaagtagtagttaagagcaagcTCCCTGAGGCCATGACACTGGTCTGCAACACACAGAACTCCTAGGGATAAGAAAATAATGTCAATAAAATCAGCATAAAACCCCCCATTTACATTAATCTCATGCTGGTACAGTATTTCAAACTGGGCACTAGAATTATCAGAACAACGAGTCTGGGGGCTCTGTCCACCACATATATCTTCCTGTATTAGCAACAGAATTTGTCTCAAGGCTTTAAATAAAGAATTTTCCAAGCGAAGTAGTTCTTTCTATGTATAGTTCATGATGCCTTTTAGCAAACAAATGCTAGGTATTACACTGAAGGTTAAATGAtgttatttttaaacatatttctatgccacctttctacctagACTCCTCCAAGGCAGCCTGATCCAATGAGAAACAAGCCCATAAATCCTAGGAATTATCAAATGCAATCTATATGCTTATTTAGATACTACTGTCACTGCTTGTAAATCTATTAACATACTTTTAAGAATGCATGCATTTTTGAACCCAAAAGCACTACATGCTTCTGAAAAGCAGTACCACTGCATCCTTAATTTGCTAGTACATCAACAAGCAACTCAGTTTCAACTACTTAAGTGTGTACATACTCAAGTTCCTGAATTAAATGAGGCTAGTTGGTTAAGTTTACATTAAAGACGATCGCGTtttgtcattcccccccccccgaccccacACTTGAAACTGCCTTTACAGATTCAGAACACTGgtttatcaagatcagtattgcctactccaaCTGGTAGCAGCTCATTAGTACCTAaaacagaagtctttcacatcacctaccaccagatcttttaactgtagatgctgaggactgaactcagaaccttctgcattcaaagcagatgctctaccactgagctatggccaaGCTTTATCATTAACTCAGTCATTAACATAGTTAATGAGACTAATAATTTGATCaaagtaaaaattaagagagatcctgctttttgtttattgggtattccaaaaaaagaattggataaaggtgacagagtcatatgtcaatatagctttgcagcagcaaggattacaattgctaaaaagtggaagcaaacaaataaaccttcaatcaaagagtggagagaaaaattatggatgtatatgcggatggccaaaattacagcatctttacatggtaaagacatggaggaatttaaaattatatggtcaaaggccgctgcatattgggataaattggcaaaaacggattttaaaaatacagttaacgaattatataataatgtgattttttcttttagtcaccacactccatcggaagtccatgggtgatgggcactgtggtggggggtgggattttgaAGGACATACATATATATCCTTATATGTATAATAATGTATTAACAGAAACTTACGCTCTATACACGTatgtattattttttcttttatttcttttcttttattatgtatatttttttggtttttttggatttattataaaaaactaataaaaaattatatatataaaaaaacatagTTAACTTAAGTCTGAAACTGCTAAGGTAATTGAATGGCACAGACCACAGCATGGGTAGAGTGACTGCTgtagttcacaaggttggaagagaccacaagggccacccagtccaaccccctgccatgcaggatcccacaatcaaagcactcccgcagatggctatccagcctctgcttaaagacggggactccaccaccactTTCTAGTGATGTACTAGAAAGCATGCTGCTGCATTGTGgctcaaaacagaacaaaaccccTTAGAATAAGTGCCAGTGTCCATACCTACTGACtttgctgcaggaaaaaaaaaagggggagttgGCTTAGAAGTCTGGGGCTTCTAATGGGAATGAATACAGACAGAAGTACTAGAATGCTGCTCTTAGAATCCAGTTGGATCACTCTGTGTCATCTGCCCATTAAgatagggttggccctggtcaaccAGCAAAATAAAGTCACATATGGTGGGTGGGGCTGGCCGTGATTGGTGCATTCTGTGAACTTGCCTGTGCAAGCGTACTACTGACACTGTGTCTACACTTGCAAGCTCAACCCTGTAATACTAAAAGATGGCCCTGCCAACTTCTGTGCCAATGAAATAACTTTAAAGAACCTGAGGCTATTAGCTATTTTTATACATCAATAACCTTAAAttgcaaagaaataaaaattaataaaaggagaaaaaaagatataTTTTGCATTAAGCCAACCCTGtatttcataaaaaaaaaaaaaaaaaaaataaggaaaaggAATGAAATCCATAACCAACAAAATACAGTCATGTATACAACTTTTTTCCTCCAGCAGAATGAAAAAAAGCTTAATCAAATCTCCACAAATCTGACATCATAAAAAgcaaagtaccgtatatactcgtgtataagccgagtttttcagcccaaaaaaagggctgaaaaagccgaactcggcttatatgcgggtcaatacggtagaggggggaggagggaagagggaggagggaagagggaggggggaggagggaagagggaggagggaacttacctccatcaccgccgccgccgggcccaggcgccttcctccggccggcaggggccttcctgcccaggcaggaggcccccgccgcccgcgccgcctgggctcctttggccggccggcagggaccttcccgcccatgcaggaggcccccgccgcccgcgccgcctgggctcctttggccggccggcagggaccttcccgcccaggcaggaggcccccgccggccatgCTGCCGCCGGCCACGCTgccgccgcccgcgcgcctgggcgcctttggccggccggcagggaccttcccgcccaggcaggaggccgccgccggccgcgccgccgccgcctgggcacctttggccggccggcagggaccttcccgcccaggcaggaggcccccaccggccgcgccgccgccgccctcgcgcctgggcgcctttggccagccggcagggaccttcccgcccatgcaggaggcccccgccgcccgcgccgcctgggctcctttggccggccggcagggaccttcccgcccaggcaggaggcccccgccggccacgctaccgccggccgcgcgcctgggcgcctttggccggccggcagggaccttcccgcccaggcaggaggccgccgccggccgcgccgcctgGGCACCTTtggccggccggcagggaccttcccgcccaggcaggaggcccccaccgGCCGCGCGCCCTGCCCAGGcagaaggcccccgccggccgcgcgcctgggcgcctttggcCGGCCGGCAAGGACCTTCccacccaggcaggaggcccccgccgcccgcgcgcctgggTGCCTTTGGCTGGCCGGTagggaccttcccgcccaggccGGAGGCCCCctccggccggcgggggcctcctgccagcccaggaaggccgcgccgccgccaccgattcgccgcctctccaggtaaggggctcttccccctcccccccttgaatggcactggggtcggggtggggtgggagggcccggaggccggcgggagggcgacctggggcagggccctgcgctctaaaatggcggccgccattttagagcgcagcattgccggtaaagggaatttcttattgcccctcggcttatacgcgggtcaataagaaattcccttttctggcctcaaatttggggggtcggcttatactcgggtcggcttatacccgagtatatacggtagataaaGTATTCCATTTGGCATAATAAAACcagattttaaataataaatttttAGCAGAAATAATTCAACATCAACTGCTACTTAGAGGTTATATTTTTGCTTTGCCAGATTTATTACTTACCAGAAGGCGACACATGAGGACAGCTACTCATTTTAAGCAATTTTAAAGTATTGCTATTGTTAGCAACAAGGACTTCCAAAGATGGATCATCTACTGGTGTGTCTTCAATCTTGATGGAGGATAATGACTTTGAATTGACAAATACTACTGTCAACGCTGATACAAAGTGAGCCTATTcaaagaaacaaaatagaaaataTTTGCTAAGCAGTTACACGTCTTCCACACGACGACTGACGGTGTTAGTCTCATGACGGGAAAAAAATTAGCATCTTTCATTCTGCCGTAACACCAAGCCATGGGTTAGTGATCCATGAGTGAGCCTGCACAGAGCCTTGGCCTCCTTCATGTTTCCCTCTGCCTCTTTTAGCTCATAGTATAtaaggggagatggaagaatagaaagagccttggctacttaccgtgaaggcttcttctgctcagagggacgaagggcatcttcaagatgggtatttctttttcctcttagctcgggaggcaggattaaatatttaaatttctaCTGACtgctgagggtaaacgccccctatagccacTGAAAAACTTTCCAAGCTTTATAATTGAGAATAGGTTAATTTGCCAGTCTACTGTGACCATTAGTCTTCTGATCACATAGTAGAAAAAAcaagaaattaaagaaaaaaactaaCCATTAACGAAATACAAGCCTAATGTTTAAGTTGCAACCTTGAACTGTAACTAGGGTATAACTTGTGAtggacgtctgggagggcaagatgcccctcatccctctgagcagaagaagccttcacggtaagtagccaaggctctttctcggctcagagggacaaagggcatcttcaagatgggacaTATAAGAGCAGTCCCGGCccagggagggttagacgtcccaTAATATGCTTTGCAATACTTGTCTGTCAAAAGCGGCCTCTGCTGATGAGTAAAGGttcaatttgtagtgtctcacaaaggTAGACACGGACGACCATGTGGCTGCCTTACAGATTTCCTCTATGGGAGCCTGTCTATCGAAGGCTGTAGATGTGGCCGCGCTTCGTACCAAATGGGCAGTTATGCCTCCGGGTATGGGTAGTTTACTTTCCTTATAAGCCATCTTTATACATAAGGAAAGGGCCCAGCTGATTGCTGTCCTTGACATGGGTTTACCCTTTTTTGGTTGTGAAATGTTAATAGTGACTCTCATGTTCTGATACTCTCTGTTCTAGAAATGTAAACATGTAGTGCTCTACAGAGATCTAGTGAGTGCCATGTCTTCTCCATAGGTGTCTTTGGATTAGGACAGAATGATGGTAAGACTATGTCCTTTTCTCTATGAAATTTTGTGTTGCACTTTGGTATGAATGAATGGTCATGTCGAAGTACCACCTTATATTTGTGAAATATGATGAGGCCAGGGCGAACTGATAGTGCTCCTATCTCAGAAATTCTGCGTGCAGAGGTTACCGCTGTTAGAAAGAGTACTTTCATCCTCAACCATTTTAACCCGACCTTTGTGAGTGGCTCGAAAGGAGGTTTTGTGAGGGCTGTTAGAACGGTATgcaggctccaggtgggaaacCTGTGTCTCACTGGTGGAGCAAGAAGATTCATACCTCTCAGGAATGATTTTATGTGAGGATGTTTGGTTAATCTATGTCCTGCCACTCGAGGAACGATAGTGGCTATGGATGCTAGCTGCCTTCTTAGTGTGGAGGCAGCTAAACAGATTTTCTGACCCTCCTGTAGAAAGGACAGGATGCCTAGTGTTCTAGGTTTGAGTGGATTGATGTTTTTGCATCTGCACCACCTAATGAATGCCTTCCATGTTGAATTATAGATTCTCTGTGTTGAAGGCCTGCGTGCAGCCTGAATGGTGTTGACTATGTCATCGGTATAACCTAAGTTGTACAGTCTACACCGTTCAATACccatacggtcattttgtaccatcctggattgGGATGACATACTGGGCCCTGTATCAGTAAGTCTTGTCTGTCTGGGAGTCTCCAGATGTTGTTGTTCGACATCTGTATTAAGGATGGGAACCATGGTCTTCTGGGCCAATATGGGGCAATGAATATGACGTGTGCTTTCATTGTTCTTATCCTCCTCAGTACCCGTGGTATGAGGGGAAGGGGTTGGAAGGCATATAGCATTCCCTTGGGCCATGGAGCCGTCAATGCATCTGTCTGTTCCGCTTCTTGTTGAGTGTACCTGGAGTAAAAGCATGGTAATTGGTGGTTTATTTTGGATGCGAACAGGTCTACTAGTGGTGTTCCGAATCTGTGTGATATTCTGGAATATGTCTGGGTGAAGGGACCATTCCGCCTCGCTGATTGTTTCTCTGCTTAGCCAATCTGCCTGCACGTTGGTGATTCCCTGTATGTGCTCTGCAGAGAGTGAGGTTAGATTGGACTCTGCCCATCTCAGTATCTTCATTGCTTCCTTGTGGAGGGTTGATGATCGTgatcccccctgcttgtttaaatgtgcctttgcggccacattgtctgttcttatTAAAATGTCTTTTCCCTGAATAAATAAGCTGAAACTCTGTAGAGCTCTGAATATTGCTCTTATCTCTAATGCAtttatgtgtaatttttgttcctgCAGATTCCAGCTGTCTTGTGCTATATGCTCGTGAAATGTTGCCCCCCATCCGGTCGTGCATGCATCCGTGCATATTTGCTCTGGGACAGGGTAAATGAATCTGAGACCCTTTGATAGGTTGTTCCTCTGCGACCACCACTGTAGGCTGTTTTTGGCTTCTCTGGGAATGAGAATGTTGATGTCTCGTTTTTTCTGTATGTCTCTTTGGTAGGGTCTGAGTATCCATTGTAATGGTCTCGCATGTAGGCGAGCCCATTGGATGGTGGAAATGCAAGCTACCATATGACCCTGTCGTTTGGCAAGGGACATGAGTTTGGATGACCGGGATGTGAAGGCTTTGCGCATGCTAGTGATATGAGGTTGATTTTTTCCTCTAGAAGGTAGAGTGTGTTGGTCTGTGTGTCTATATCGACCCCAAGATGTTTTATTCGTTGTGTGGGAGTCAATTTGCTTTTCTTGTAATTGATTATGAATCCGTGGAATGTCAATTTTTCCACTACTAGTCTTGTGCTGTAAGCTTTGCTGTCTTGAATCTGCGCATACCAGTATGTTGTTGAGGTATGGGTGTATTCTTATCCTTTTTGAAGGTCGGCCACCAGAGTAACTagtactttggtgaatactcgtgGTGCCGATGTTaatccgaaggggagggccctgaactggtagtGTAGGCCCTGGTAGAGAAACCTCAGGAAGCGCCGATGTTGTGGGTATATGAGAATATGCAGGTATGCTTCTGTGAGGTCTATGGACGTTAGAAATTCCATTGGTCttaatgcctctgtgactgacttCAGCGTCTCCATTCTGAATCGTCTCAACAGAATAAATCTGTTCAGGAACTTCAAGTCTAGGATGGCTCTCCATCCCCCGTCCCacttgggaacagtaaagaacaCTGAATAGATTCCCGATGAGCGTTCCAATGGAGGCACTGTCTCTATTGCCCTGATGTCCAACAGGTGTTGGATCGCTTCCGATGCTCTGAGAAGTTTGTCCTTGTTTTTGGATGTTGGGGATATCAGAAGTCTGTTTGGTGGTATGTGAGAAAACTCGATCTGATACCCCTGCATGATTATGTTTTGTACCCACAGGTCTGCATGGGAGGTTGACCATTGTGGTTGAAATAGattgagcctgccccccacaaGCTGTGTTGTGGCGTCACTGTTTAGTTTGGCAGCCGGGCTTGTTCCCTTTGTCGCCTTGGAATGTGGAGAATTTTGATGTTTTGTTGAACCGTCCTCTACGAAAGGAGTTACGGTTCTGGTTCCATTGGTTCCTGCACTGGTGAGGCCTATATTTTTGTAGTGTATGGTATGAACGAAATGGTATTGTGTTGGAAAAATTCTTAGAATCCTTGTAAAGACTCTTGGGCAAGGCTGGCTTTTTATCTTTAGTTTCTACTAAAATAGGGTCTAATTTGTCTCCAAATAATCGCTTTCCCTGATAGGGAAAACCCATTAGAACCGACTTAGTTTAGTGTTCTACTTGCCATGGCCCTAGCCAGAGGGCTCTTCTAGTTGCAGATGTTGTTGCTAAGGCTCTAGCCGCATATGTCATAGTGTCTAGTGTTGAGTCAGCCAGGAAGGATACTGCCCTTAAGATTCTGGATACGCCTTCGCAGGCCTGCTTTTCCTCCTGTGGTATAAGTTGGGCCAATTTTCTTGCCCAGATGATTGCTGCTCTGGAAACCAGAGCTGATGTAACTGACGCTTTAATTGCTAATGCAGAAGCCTCGTGCGATTTTTTGCAAGCTAACTCTGCCTTTCTGTCAGCAGGGTCCCTGATCATGGCTTGGCCTTCCTCGGTAACTAGATCTGATGTGTGCAGTGCAGTGACTGGTGCTTCCACCAGGGGTACTTTGAGTATGTCTGAGGTGCTTTGATCTAAATTGTAAAACTATTTTGATGTTATGGGGAACTGTTTAGAAGCCATGGGTTTTTCCCATCCTGACTTCATGAGAGATAAAAAATACTCAGGTACTGGGACCACTTAGTCTGGGGTATCGTGCATGTGAAAGAATTCTCTCATCCCCTTTTTGTTTTGAGGGTTTGATGTATCCGAGTCTTCTGAGAGATCGAGGGCTGCCAAAGTTTTAGACAGTAACAGAGGGAATTCCTCTGCATTAAACACTCTGGATTGCTTTGGCTGTTCAATTAAGTCTTCCCCGTCAGAACTGAACTCGCCCTCCTCCCTTTCATTCTTGTCATCTCCAGAATAAATGgaattctctccctcctccccttgaaTTGTTTGTTGCCCAGAGCTGTCTTTAAGGGCCGCCTTGGTGGGCCATCTGCCTTCCCCATAAGAGGTACTGGCAGTAATCTGGGCTGGGCGATTTCCCAAGGTGGAGTATTCTTGGGTTGCCTGTAATGTTGGGGCTGAAGGACGCTGCGCGTAATCAGAGGGGGGGAGGTAGAGCCGCTCTCAAGCCTTCTGTGAAGGCATCCTTAATAAGTGATGAGAGCTCTCCTCGCAAGGCTAGCCCACTTTCTTGCAATGGTGGCAGGGAGATCCTACCAGTAGACGCCGTCTCCGTTGCTGCTTCCCGTCTGTGACCCAAAGGCGAGCCGCCTGCAGGCGGATACGGAGTGCTGCAAGGCAAGGGTGAGCTGCCAGCCTCCTGAGTCTCTCCCCTGAGTTGCTGCGTGGGAGAAGCGACTGGTGCCACTGTATTCTCCGTGCCGCTGGCCGCCGCGGTATTTCTGCTGCTTCTTTGTGGTGCAGCATTTCGGCCGCTTCTTTGCGGCGCAACTGCATATCGGGGGGCATCTACTAAGAGTTTGGCGCGCTTCCTGCCGGCCGAGACGGCCCTTTTGTGCTTGCCTCCGCCACTTGTACTGATTTTCTTTTTAGTTTTGATCCTCGAGTCAAGAGAATGACTGGTGGAGGGCTTGTTAGGATCCGCCATAGCCTGTAATAGGCTAGGGTTGAAATCGGCTGAGGCAATATAGTTGTTGTtttgccgatccgccattttgttttggcaggaAGGATCCCTCCCTGACTTATTCCTTTCTATTTCCAATAGAAAAGGCGATAGAGAAAGATAATAATAACTATAGTATATACAGAATAGACAGGAAAGTGTAGATTAAGAATAATGAATAGTAAGTAAGTAgtaagattttctgttccttgaagCTGAGAGCTGTGAAAGGCAGCTCTCCCgataaaggcaggaaatagaactggctatagggggcgtttaccctcagaagtcagtagaaatttaaatatttaatcctgcc from the Euleptes europaea isolate rEulEur1 chromosome 1, rEulEur1.hap1, whole genome shotgun sequence genome contains:
- the LOC130482739 gene encoding F-box/LRR-repeat protein 21-like; this translates as MKRIRQTDKAENPVLQKQQRRKKQKTGYCKASHPYGLVDWGSLPHHVVLHIFQFLPLVDRARASSVCRRWNEVFHIPDLWRQFEFELSQPATSYLKSTHPDLIQQIIKKHADHLQYVSFKVDSSTESAEAACDILSQLVNCSIKTLGLISTAKPSFMDISKAHFVSALTVVFVNSKSLSSIKIEDTPVDDPSLEVLVANNSNTLKLLKMSSCPHVSPSGVLCVADQCHGLRELALNYYLLSDELLLALSSEKHVKLEHLRIDVVSENPGQVEFHTIKKQSWDALVKHSPKVNIVMYFFLYEEEFDAFFREETPVTHLYFGRAVSKSMLGRIGMNCPRLIELVVCANGLQPLDDELIRIAKRCKNLTAMGLGECEVTCRGFIEFVKVCGGRLSQLSIMEEVLIPDSDYDLDQIHSEVSKHLGRMWFPDMMPTW